One Vespa crabro chromosome 9, iyVesCrab1.2, whole genome shotgun sequence genomic region harbors:
- the LOC124427132 gene encoding sesquipedalian-1 yields the protein MKINEKNMVAFATSATPVDREGWLNKRGEVNRGYQRRWFVLKGNILFYFDRRGDKEPVGMIVLEGCTIELTEDEEQFGFKIVFHGPNNRSYALAAESQESMEQWMKGLACASYDYMRLMVAELQRQLDAAEEEVETLTPPPQSPKAPPRQRHNPFNKPESHHRSQSVRSAPGRTENVPRTRITFRELHTAYGRRILADLNAWRHAKKNAEAPLITL from the exons ATGAAaatcaacgaaaaaaatatggtAGCATTTGCGACATCCGCAACACCGGTAGATAGAGAAGGCTGGTTAAATAAACGCGGTGAAGTTAATCGTGGATATCAACGAAGATGGTTCGTTCTTAAAGGgaacatattattttattttgatcgaCGCGGTGATAAAGAACCTGTAGGTATGATCGTTCTTGAAGGATGTACCATCGAATTGACAGAAGACGAAGAACAGTTTGGATTTAAAATTGTATTCCATGGTCCAAACAATAGAAGCTATGCACTTGCAGCTGAGTCAcaa GAATCAATGGAACAATGGATGAAAGGTTTGGCATGTGCCAGTTATGATTATATGAGGTTGATGGTAGCAGAATTACAACGGCAATTAGATGCtgcagaagaagaagttgaaaCATTAACTCCACCACCTCAATCTCCTAAGGCACCACCAAGACAAAGACACAATCCTTTTAACAAGCCAGAATCTCATCATCGTTCTCAGAGCGTTAGATCTGCACCTGGTAGAACAGAAAATGTACCTCGTACAAGAATCACATTTAGGGAATTACATACGGCATATGGAAGAAGAATTCTGGCAGATTTGAATGCATGGAGACATGCAAAAAAAAACGCAGAAGCACCATTGATAACTCTGTAA